In Cyanobacteriota bacterium, the DNA window ATTAATGAATTGCCAGTCAAAACCATTATTGTCTGAAATGAAAGTTAAGTATTTTTGTCCTTCCGGACTTTGTTCAATGACTTTATCTAGCTATTGCTTGAAATCGCTCATTACTTCTTTGGGCTCACCAATAGACTCTACTTGTGGTTGATGAATCATGACTCTTCTTTCATTATTAGGACTTCCATCTAAATCATCTAATTGACCATAAAAAGTTTGGTCTAAGCTTCTGTCAACAACAACTGCACCAAAATGTGTCATATTGCCGACTCCTGGAGCAGGTCCTGACGCTTCTGTATCTACCATTATAAAAGTCATTAGTTAGGTTACGATGATAACATTTACTGCTTATTGTTGCTCAGTAATCAATCGTTCAATCTGAGAGCTGGCATAATTTGGAATAGAAAGTATACCGTTTTGAAACTCTAATTTTTTGTTTGAGACCCTTAGTCCAAAAGAGCTATTGTGCTTTTGCATATATTGATGAAGGCTTCTAAGAGTACCAGTGGTTCCAGCTTTAACTTCAACGGGAATGATTGTATTAGCTACTGAGACCAGGTAATCAATTTCTGCTGAACCGCTGCCCTCTGCTCTTTCCCAGTAATAAAGCTTGGCTTGTTGATAAAAAGGGAAATTAGTTAACAGTTCTTGACCTACAAACTGCTCTGCAATTGCTCCATTGAATTTATTCTTGCTAGCATTTTCTAGTAAGAAGCTATCCATGTCTAGATTGCAGCTACTATTCATTAAACCGACATCAAGAAATAAAGCCTTGAAGTGTTTTGGTGAAGCTGATACCCCCAGTGGAAGATCGTTGTTGGCTCTTTTGATTTTATAAATCAGTCCAGCCTCTTCTAGTAATTCAAATGCTGCTTTGATATTTGCTGATTTTGCTTCATCATAAACATGAGTGTATTTAAATTTTTTGGAGATTGATTTTGCTACGTAATCAAAACAAGCCTCTAGGTCTCTGTGTTGGCTGGTTTTAGCATACTTGCCAAAGTCTTTTTGGTAACTTTGTAATAAACGATGATGAGTTTGACGTACTTTACTAAGTCCTTTATCACTATCTTCCTTGTGTGACAAATAGGTTTTGACTGCAATTGGCATCCCGCCTACAAGGTAGTAGTAATCTAGTTCACGTAGTAGTTTCTTGTGAATGATTTCATTAGAGCCTTCTGCAAGATTGAGCTTGTCAATATAATCGAGTAACGCTTCTTTATTTTGTGCAAGCAAGAATTCAGAAAAAGATAGTGGTTTCATATACTGGAAACTAACCCTACCAACAGGCATTTTGAATTTGGCAGAATTAAGCGTGAA includes these proteins:
- a CDS encoding AAA family ATPase is translated as MYRFIEQNLKDWQQSNDFTPLIVRGARQVGKTYTIEKFAKNNFTNYVKVNFELEKEYKQYFEQNLDPHKFITALSLDKEINIEAGKTLIFFDEIQECPEAIQALRYFYEELPQLHVIAAGSLLEFTLNSAKFKMPVGRVSFQYMKPLSFSEFLLAQNKEALLDYIDKLNLAEGSNEIIHKKLLRELDYYYLVGGMPIAVKTYLSHKEDSDKGLSKVRQTHHRLLQSYQKDFGKYAKTSQHRDLEACFDYVAKSISKKFKYTHVYDEAKSANIKAAFELLEEAGLIYKIKRANNDLPLGVSASPKHFKALFLDVGLMNSSCNLDMDSFLLENASKNKFNGAIAEQFVGQELLTNFPFYQQAKLYYWERAEGSGSAEIDYLVSVANTIIPVEVKAGTTGTLRSLHQYMQKHNSSFGLRVSNKKLEFQNGILSIPNYASSQIERLITEQQ